A single Paraburkholderia sp. FT54 DNA region contains:
- the hflC gene encoding protease modulator HflC: MNKIIALVVAVVIVLFAASSMVFVVDQRHMAVLSSHGDEAPSLLGPGLHVKLPPPLQTVTLVDNRIQSLDAPDEDRYVTSDKIDLLANPVLKYRVTDPLKLLAETRGDAQSLPDRLALLSRSALGDAFAKVTLSDALARQQAVADEARAAMDKAAASLGVSVVDVQLTRVDFPASMTDSVYKRMIAARQQIAADERSKGTAEADKIKQDAIGQQQAILADGYRQAQTIKGEGDAKAAQIAAEAYGSDPQFYQFYQSMQAYKNTFKPGDVIVVDPSSEFFRFMRSPTGGAAPDAPAVPRKH, encoded by the coding sequence ATGAACAAGATCATTGCGCTCGTCGTGGCCGTCGTCATCGTGCTGTTTGCCGCTTCGTCGATGGTGTTCGTCGTCGATCAGCGGCACATGGCTGTGCTGTCCTCGCATGGCGACGAGGCGCCGAGCCTGCTCGGCCCCGGCTTGCATGTCAAATTGCCGCCGCCGTTGCAAACGGTCACGCTGGTCGATAATCGCATCCAGTCGCTCGACGCACCGGACGAAGACCGCTACGTGACGTCCGACAAAATCGATCTGCTAGCCAACCCGGTCCTCAAATATCGCGTGACCGATCCGCTCAAGCTGCTCGCCGAAACCCGCGGCGATGCGCAGAGCCTGCCGGACCGGCTCGCGTTGCTGTCGCGCAGCGCGCTGGGCGACGCGTTTGCGAAAGTCACGCTGTCCGACGCGCTTGCGAGGCAGCAGGCTGTCGCCGACGAAGCGCGCGCCGCGATGGACAAGGCTGCGGCATCGCTCGGCGTGTCGGTGGTCGACGTGCAGTTGACGCGCGTCGATTTCCCCGCGTCGATGACAGACTCCGTCTACAAGCGCATGATTGCCGCGCGCCAGCAGATCGCCGCCGACGAACGCTCGAAGGGCACGGCCGAGGCCGACAAGATCAAGCAGGACGCGATCGGCCAGCAACAGGCGATTCTCGCGGACGGTTATCGTCAGGCGCAGACCATCAAGGGTGAGGGCGATGCCAAGGCCGCGCAAATCGCCGCCGAGGCCTACGGCAGCGACCCGCAGTTCTACCAGTTCTATCAAAGCATGCAGGCGTACAAGAACACCTTCAAGCCGGGCGACGTGATCGTGGTCGACCCCAGCAGCGAGTTCTTCCGCTTCATGCGTAGCCCGACCGGCGGCGCCGCCCCGGACGCTCCCGCGGTCCCGCGCAAACACTGA
- the hflK gene encoding FtsH protease activity modulator HflK, producing the protein MNDYNERSIWLRMRAMMSLNDPRWGRGDGNGDRQRPNEPKRPPAKDGEGPPDLDEMWRDFNRRLSRVFGRKGGGAGGGRPDNGRGARIGVGIVIGVLLAIYLGSGVFVVQDGQAGVVMQFGKYRYTAGQGVHWRLPYPFEAHELVNVGQIRQVEIGRNNVLRLANVKDASMLTHDADIVDVRFAVQYQVKKPTDYLFRSVDPDQGVMQAGQAAVRSIVGARSTNDILYQDRETIRQQLMAAIQQSLDEYQSGLAVTGVTIQGVQVPDRVQAAFDDAAKVRQENERAKRDAEAYAADLLPRAQADVARQIDEAKTYSDKTVAQAQGDAERFKQVYAQYSKAPAVVRERMYMDTMQQIYSTTTKVFVDSKSSNNVLYLPLDKLVEQTRQRVADASTAAGATSGAAAVAAPQAASSAALPLAAPSASAPGTAASAPAAVATPASQAASSSDALRSRDSFRSRMREDDVQ; encoded by the coding sequence GCCAAGGACGGTGAAGGGCCACCAGATCTCGACGAGATGTGGCGCGATTTCAACCGCCGCTTGAGTCGCGTGTTCGGCCGCAAGGGCGGCGGCGCGGGCGGCGGCCGTCCGGACAACGGTCGTGGCGCGCGCATCGGCGTGGGCATCGTGATCGGCGTGCTGCTGGCCATCTATCTCGGCAGCGGTGTGTTCGTCGTGCAGGACGGCCAGGCCGGCGTCGTGATGCAGTTCGGCAAGTATCGCTACACGGCGGGGCAGGGTGTGCACTGGCGTCTGCCGTATCCGTTCGAAGCACATGAACTCGTCAATGTCGGCCAGATCCGCCAGGTGGAGATCGGCCGCAATAACGTGTTGCGTCTCGCGAATGTGAAAGACGCGTCGATGCTCACGCACGACGCGGATATCGTCGACGTGCGCTTCGCGGTGCAATACCAGGTGAAGAAGCCGACCGACTACCTGTTCCGCAGCGTCGATCCCGATCAGGGCGTGATGCAGGCCGGTCAGGCGGCGGTGCGCAGCATCGTTGGCGCGCGCAGCACCAACGACATCCTCTATCAGGATCGCGAAACAATTCGCCAGCAACTGATGGCGGCGATCCAGCAATCCCTGGATGAATACCAGTCCGGACTCGCCGTGACCGGTGTGACGATCCAGGGCGTGCAGGTGCCGGACCGGGTGCAAGCCGCATTCGACGACGCCGCGAAAGTCCGTCAGGAAAACGAGCGCGCGAAGCGCGATGCCGAGGCCTACGCAGCGGATCTGTTGCCGCGCGCGCAAGCCGACGTGGCTCGCCAGATCGACGAAGCAAAAACCTACAGCGACAAGACGGTGGCCCAGGCACAAGGCGACGCCGAGCGCTTCAAGCAGGTCTATGCGCAGTACTCGAAAGCGCCCGCTGTGGTTCGCGAGCGCATGTACATGGATACCATGCAGCAGATCTATTCGACTACGACCAAGGTGTTTGTGGACAGCAAGAGCAGCAACAACGTGCTGTATCTGCCGCTCGACAAGCTGGTCGAGCAGACCCGCCAGCGGGTGGCGGACGCGAGCACCGCTGCGGGCGCCACCTCAGGTGCTGCGGCCGTTGCCGCGCCGCAAGCGGCGAGCAGTGCCGCGTTGCCGTTGGCCGCACCGTCGGCCTCCGCGCCGGGCACGGCAGCTTCCGCGCCGGCCGCGGTCGCCACGCCCGCCAGCCAGGCCGCATCCAGCAGCGACGCGCTGCGTTCACGCGACTCCTTCCGCAGCCGTATGCGCGAAGACGACGTCCAATAA